A DNA window from Pongo abelii isolate AG06213 chromosome 2, NHGRI_mPonAbe1-v2.0_pri, whole genome shotgun sequence contains the following coding sequences:
- the IQCF3 gene encoding IQ domain-containing protein F3 has product MGSKCCKGGPDEDDVERQRRRKLLLAQLHHGKRVKAAGQIQAWWRGVLVRRTLLVAALRAWMIQCWWRTLVQRRIHQRRQALLRVYVIQEQATVKLQSCIRMWQCRQCYRQMCNALCLFQVPESSLAFQTDGFLQVQYAIPSKQPEFHIEILSI; this is encoded by the exons ATGGGCAGTAAATGCTGT AAAGGTGGTCCAGATGAAGATGATGTAGAAAGACAGAGGCGACGGAAG TTGCTTCTTGCACAACTGCATCATGGAAAAAGGGTGAAGGCGGCTGGGCAGatccaggcctggtggcgtgGGGTCCTGGTGCGCAGGACCCTGCTGGTCGCTGCCCTCAGGGCCTGGATGATTCAGTGCTGGTGGAGGACGTTGGTGCAGAGACGGATACATCAGCGGCGGCAGGCCCTGTTGAGGGTCTATGTCATCCAGGAGCAGGCGACGGTCAAGCTCCAGTCCTGCATCCGCATGTGGCAGTGCCGGCAATGTTACCGCCAAATGTGCAATGCTCTCTGCTTGTTCCAGGTCCCAGAGAGCAGCCTTGCCTTCCAGACTGATGGCTTTTTACAGGTCCAATACGCAATTCCTTCAAAGCAGCCAGAGTTCCACATTGAAATCCTATCAATCTGA
- the LOC100443355 gene encoding IQ domain-containing protein F5 isoform X2: MNDDEENILMKQKLKKERNKTQEHLLPPQTKKPPGDIELASTKIQAWWRGTLVRRTLLHATLRALIIQCWWRQVLARLQAKRRRAALELCARQLWAAVTLQSWVRMWRVRQRYCRLLNAVRIIQFYWRWRSCHTRGFFHGSYELTTSQLSLELDIFLGSQICRITDCIPFPIKN; encoded by the exons ATGAATGATGATGAAGAAAACATATTGATGAAACAGAAACtgaagaaggaaaggaataagACACAAGAACATCTTCTTCCACCGCAAACAAAG AAGCCACCTGGTGACATTGAACTGGCCTCCACAAAgatccaggcctggtggcggggcACGCTGGTGCGACGCACACTACTGCACGCGACCCTCAGAGCTTTGATCATTCAGTGCTGGTGGAGGCaggtgctggcaaggctgcaggcGAAGAGGAGACGGGCGGCGCTGGAGCTCTGTGCACGGCAGCTATGGGCAGCAGTCACGCTGCAGTCCTGGGTCCGCATGTGGCGTGTCCGCCAGCGTTACTGTCGTTTGCTCAACGCTGTCCGCATCATCCAGTTCTATTGGCGCTGGAGAAGTTGCCATACCCGTGGCTTTTTCCACGGCAGCTACGAGCTCACAACAAGCCAGCTGAGCCTTGAGCTTGACATCTTCCTGGGATCACAGATTTGCCGAATTACAGACTGCATCCCCTTCCCAATAAAGAACTGA